The Xanthomonas sp. DAR 80977 nucleotide sequence AACGTGGTAGAACCGTGCGACTGCGTGCGAACACCGCAGTGCACCAAAGAGCCAGGCTTGAATAGCGATAGGCGATACCTATCTATTCAATTCCATCAATCGATTTGAGATATCTATCGACCCCTCCTATGATGAGCCTCGTTCCATCCCCCGATCCCCTTCGCAACCACGAGGAAACTCCATGTCTTTGATCAACACCCAGGTCCCGCCGTTCAAGGCCAACGCTTACAAGAGCGGCGAATTCATCGAGGTCACCGACGCGGACCTGAAGGGCAAGTGGTCGGTGCTGATCTTCATGCCGGCCGCCTTCACCTTCAACTGCCCCACCGAAGTGGAAGACGCCGCCGACAACTACGCCGAGTTCCAGAAGATCGGCGCCGAGGTCTACATCGTCACCACCGACACCCATTTCTCGCACAAGGTGTGGCACGAGACCTCGCCGGCCGTCGGCAAGGCGCAGTTCCCGCTGGTCGGCGATCCGACCCACCAGCTGACCCGCGCGTTCGGCGTGCACATCGACGAGGAAGGCCTGGCCCTGCGCGGCACCTTCGTGATCAACCCGGAAGGCGTGATCAAGACCCTCGAGATCCACGACAACGCGATCGCCCGCGACGTCACCGAGACCCTGCGCAAGCTCAAGGCCGCGCAGTTCGTCGCCTCGCATCCGGGCGAAGTGTGCCCGGCCAAGTGGAAGGAAGGCGAAAAGACCCTGAAGCCGTCGCTGGACCTGGTCGGCAAGATCTAAGCCGCGCCCGCACTCCCATCTCCGCCGCACCGGCGGGGGTGGGGGTGAACCGCAGCCCGCGTCGCGGTCGCTCAGCCCGCCTCACGCCAGCCAGCCTCCGGCAGCGCCGGCTGCGGTTCACCCCTCCTCCCAATTCCCTCCGGCGGTCTGCCCCTGCGGCAGCAACGCCTCCCCCTCGCTTTGCCCATCGTCAGGAGTCCGCCATGTTGGATGCCGATCTGAAAACCCAGTTGAAGGCCTACCTGGAGCGGGTCGTTCGGCCCATCCACATCACCGCTTCGGTGGACGACGGCGCCAAGTCGCGCGAGATGCTCGAGCTGCTCGAAGACCTGGTGCTGCTGTCCGACCAGATCAGCCTGGACGTGCACCGCGACAGCGGCGAGCGCACCCCGTCGTTCGCGCTGACCAGCCCCGGCCACGACATCCACCTGCGCTTCGCCGGGCTGCCGCTGGGCCACGAGTTCACCTCGCTGGTGCTGGCGCTGCTGCAGGTCGGCGGGCATCCGTCCAAGGCCACCGCCGAGGTCATCGAGCAGGTGCGCAACCTGCCCGGCGAATATGTGTTCGAAACCTATTTCTCGCTGTCCTGCCAGAACTGCCCGGACGTGGTGCAGGCGCTGAACCTGGCCGCGGTGCTGAACCCGAACATCAAGCACGTGGCGATCGACGGCGCGCTGTTCCAGGACGAGGTGGAGGCGCGGCAGATCATGTCGGTGCCGACCGTGTACCTCAACGGCGAAGTGTTCGACCAGGGCCGCATGAGCCTGGAGCAGATCGTGGCCAAGCTCGACACCGGCGCGGCCAAGCGCGATGCGGCCAACATCGCGGCCAAGGCGCCGTTCGACGTGCTGGTGATCGGCGGCGGCCCGGCCGGCGCGGCGGCGGCGATCTATGCGGCGCGCAAGGGCATCCGCACCGGCGTGGCGGCCGAGCGCTTCGGCGGCCAGGTGCTGGACACCATGGCGATCGAGAACTTCGTGTCGGTGCAGGAGACCGAGGGCCCGAAGATGGCCGCGGCGCTGGAGCAGCACGTGCGCCAGTACGACGTGGACATCATGAACCTGCAGCGCGCCGAGCAGCTGGTCCCGGCCGGCGCCGACGGCCTGGTCGAGATCAAGCTGGCCAACGGCGCAACGCTGAAGAGCCGCAGCGTGATCCTGTCCACCGGCGCGCGCTGGCGGCAGATGAACGTGCCCGGCGAAGACCAGTACCGCAACAAGGGCGTGGCCTATTGCCCGCACTGCGACGGCCCGCTGTTCAAGGGCAAGCGCGTGGCGGTGATCGGCGGCGGCAACTCCGGCGTGGAAGCGGCGATCGACCTGGCCGGCATCGTCAGCCACGTCACCCTGGTCGAGTTCGACGGCAAGCTGCGCGCCGACGAAGTCCTGCAGCGCAAGCTGCGCAGCCTGGGCAACGTGGACATCATCGTCAACGCGCAGAGCACCGAGGTCACCGGCGACGGGCAGAAGGTCACCGGCCTGGTCTACAAGGACCGCGTCGGCGGCGACGTCCACCGCCTGGCGCTGGAGGGCATCTTCGTGCAGATCGGCCTGCTGCCCAACACCGAGTGGCTGCAGGGCACGGTGGCGCTGTCGCCGCGCGGCGAGATCGTGGTCGACGACCGCGGCCAGACCTCGCTGCCCGGCGTGTTCGCCGCCGGCGATGCCACCACGGTGCCGTACAAGCAGATCATCATTGCCATGGGCGAAGGCTCCAAGGCGGCGCTGAGCGCGTTCGACCACCTGATCCGCAGCAGCGCGCCGGTCGGCAGCGCGGTCGCCGAAGCGGCCTGACCTGCCTGCCCCGCGCCGCGACCCGGCGCGGGGTCTATGCTGTTCCCAGCACTGCCCGCACCGCCAAGGAACTTGCCGATGAACCTGCGTGATCTGAAATACCTGGTGGCGCTGGCCGATCACAAGCATTTCGGGCGCGCCGCGGCGGCCTGTTTCGTCAGCCAGCCGACGCTGTCCACGCAGATCAAGAAGCTGGAGGACGAACTGGGCGTGCCGCTGGTCGAGCGCGCGCCGCGCAAGGTCATGCTGACCCCGGCCGGGCGCGAGGCCGCAAGCCGCGCGCGCGGCATCGTCGCCGAGATCGAGCAGATGAAGGAGGCGGCGCGGCGCAGCCAGGATCCGGAAGCGGGCACGGTGCGCCTGGGCATCTTCCCGACGCTGGGCCCGTATCTGCTGCCGCACGTGATCCCGGGCATCCGCGCCCGCTTCCCGCAACTGGAACTGCTGCTGATCGAGGAAAAGAGCGACGTGTTGCTGAGCCGCCTGCGCGAAGGCCGGCTGGATGCGGCGCTGCTCGCGCTGCCGCTGCACGACGACCAGCTGCACAGCGAATTCCTGTTCGAGGAACCGTTCGTGCTGGCGGTGCCGGAAAACCATCCGCTGGCCCAGCGCGATTCGTTGAACATGAGCGAACTGCACCAGCAGCGCTTGCTGCTGCTCGAGGACGGGCACTGTCTGCGCGAACAGGCGCTGGACGTCTGCCACCTGTCCGGCGCGCTGGAGAAGGCCGAATTCCAGGCCACCAGCCTGGAGACGTTGCGGCAGATGGTGGCCGCCAACGTGGGCGTGACCCTGTTGCCGTTGTTGGCGGTGCAGCCGCCGGTGGCCAGTTCCTCCAATATCCACCTGCTGCGGTTCGACGATGCCTCCGGCCCGAGCCGGCGCATCGCGATGCTGTGGCGCCGCAGTTCGGCGATGAGCGATTTCCTCGAACAGTTGGCGCAACTGTTCAAGGCGCTGCCCGAGGCGCTGCTGTCGGCCAAACCCGCGCCGATCGCCGCCGCGGTCCCGCGCGTGGCGGCGGTCTGAGCGCGCCGCAGCACGGTCGACGCACCGCGCCCGGGCGACGCTAACGCCCGGTTTACAGCCGACGGTGCGACAATCCCGCCCTTGTCTGGGTTAAGGAATGCGGATGACGTCTATTGGAACCGTGCTCGGCCGCCATCGCAACAATGCGACGCTGTCGATCCTGGTCATGCTGTTCGGCCTGGCCTTGCTGGCCTGTGGCGTGCTGCTGTTCGTGGTGCGCGACAAGGTCGCGCCGGAAGCGGCGCAGACGCTGCAATGGATCATGCTCGGCCTGGCGCTGGTCGGCGTGCTGACCACCGTGCTGGGCTGGGCGATCCGCCGCGGCGGCTGGGAACAGGGCGAACTGGGCGTGCGCCAGTTCCCCGAGCGCAGCGACGGCACCTATCTCTACCGCGACATCGTCGAGACCTGCCAGTTCTACCGTGCCGGCCTCTCGGTCAACCTCGGCTGGCGGCGCGAAGGCCAGGAACAGTGGCAGGCGGCCAACGGCAACATCGGCGGCTACTACAAGTTCCTCGACCGTTTCATGCACGGCTACCTGCAGGCGCGCGTGCCGGTGCTGCTGGCCAAGCTCGATGCCGGGCAGACGCTGAGCTTCCGCATGGTCACCACCGCCGGCGCGATCCGCCGCGAATTCGCGGTCAACATGAAGGGCTTCACCCGCGGCCCGCTCGAGACGGTGCAGCTGAGCCGCGAACGCATCGCCTTCGCCGGCAACGAGGTCCGCATCGACGACATCGTGGCCATGGACGTGTCGGCGTGGACCTCGCGCCTGCAGTTCCAGCTGCGCGGCGGCAGCAAGGTCAGCGTCAGCTATACCGCCTTGTTCGACGGCCCGCTGCTGCTGGCGGTGCTGGAGCAACTGCTGCCTGCGCAGCCGCAAGCTACCGCTGTCTGAGCGCGGCCACCGGCCCTGCGGCCGGTGCCACGCAGCAGCCAGCGCCATCCGGGCGGCGCGTCGCAGCGCCGCCTTTTTCTTGACCCAAGGAGTCTGTCATGTCCTCGCAACCGCAAAGCGGCCTGCCCCCTTCGCTGATCGTTTCCAGCCACGACCTGGCCCGCCTGGAGGCCTTGCTCGAGTCCCCCGCCATGCACCAGCACCCGGCCGCGCTCGCGCTGGGCGCAGAACTCGGCCGCGCCACCGTGCTGGCGCCCGAGCAGATTCCCGCCGACATCGTCACCATGCACACGCGCGTGGAGTGCGAGGACGAACTGCACGGCGACCGCCACCAGCTGACCCTGGTCTATCCGCACGAGGCCGATGCCGCGCAAGGCCGCATCTCGGTGCTGGCGCCGGTCGGCAGCGCCCTGCTCGGCCTGGCCGTGGGCCAGTCGATCGACTGGCAGGGCCCCGGCGGCCGCGCGCTGCGCCTGCGCGTGATCGCGGTGCAGGCGGCCAGCGACTTCGCGCCTGCGGCGGGTTAACGTGCGCGGGCTTATCCTCCATTCCATCCGTTCCGAGACCTATCGATGACGTCTTCCGCTCCTTCCAAGCTGGCCCAACTGCGCGAGTTGTCCGTGGTGGTGGCCGATACCGGCGACTACGATGCGATCAAGCGGCTCAAGCCGGTCGATTGCACCACCAATCCGACCCTGGTGAAGAAAGCCCTGGACCTGCCGGTCTACGCCGACCTGATCGACGAGGCCCTGGCCTGGGCGCGCAGCCAGGACGGCGACCGCACCGCCCTGGTCGACGAGATCGCCGACCGCCTGACCATCGGCGTGGGCAGCAAGCTCAGCGCGCTGGTGCCCGGGCGCGTGTCCACCGAGGTGGACGCCGACCTGGCCCACGACACCGCCGCCACCATCGCCAAGGCGCACAAGTTCATCGCCATGTACGCCGAGCGCGGCGTGTCCAAGGACAAGATCCTGATCAAGGTCGCCGCGACCTGGGAAGGCATCGAGGCCGCGCGCCAGCTGCAGAAGGACGGCATCGACTGCAACCTGACGCTGATCTTCAACCGCACCCAGGCGCTGGCCTGCGCCGAGGCCGGCGTGTTCCTGATCTCGCCGTTCGTCGGCCGCATCCTGGACTGGTACGTGGCCAACGGGCAGACCCCGGCCGACATCGACGCCGATCCCGGCGTGCAGTTCGTGCGCGGCGTGTACGCCGAGTTCAAGCGCCGCGGCTCGCAGACGGTGGTGATGGGCGCCTCGTTCCGCTCCACCGCGCAGATCGAGGCGCTGGCCGGCTGCGACCGCCTGACCATCTCGCCGGAGCTGCTGGAAAAGCTCGACGCCGACCATGGCGAGCTGCCGCGCAAGCTCTCGCCCGGCCAGGCCGACGGCGCGCAGATCAGCCCGATCGATGCCCGGCAGTTCGCCGCCGACCTGGCCGCCGATCCGATGGCGACCGAGAAGCTGGCCAGCGGCATCGATACCTTCGCCAAGGACCTGCAGGCGCTGCGCGACACGATCCGGCAGAAGCTCGCTGCCTGAGCGCGGCCTGCAACGGCACGACCTACGAGCGGCGGCAACGCCGCTCTTTTTTGGGGGAATGGGGAGCCGGGAGTGTGAAATGGGCAAGGCAGGTCTGCTGCGCCGCTGCCGTCGCGGTGTTCGTTCCAATCCGCTGACGTCGACGTAGCAACCCATGGTTCGCCGGATGCCGCCTGCATCCGGCAACGAACGCGGACACCGCCGGCACGCATGCTTGCCGCGCGCATCGCCGATGCGTGCGCCGCCCGGCGTTGGCGCCGCCGCAACTTTTCGCCGGCTATGCTGCGCGCTCCACAGCACAGGTGCGGCAGATGGCAACGATCGCGGTAGTGATGGTCGACGGCGTGGCGGACTGGGAGATCGGCACCATCCTGCCGGCGGCGCGGGCCTGGTTCGGCGACGAGATCCGCATCGCCAGCATCGACGGCAAGCCGGTGACCTCGATCGGCGGACTGAGCCTGCACCCGCACTACGCGTTGTCGGACCTGGCGCCGCTGCAGGCGGAGCTGTGGCTGCTGCCGGGCAGCGACCGCTGGCAGGCCGGCGAGATTCCCGGGCTCAGCGCGCTGCTGCGGCAACGCATCGACGCCGGCCGCGCGGTCGCGGCGATCTGCGGCGCCACCCTGGCGCTGGCCTACGCCGGGCTGCTCGACACGCGGCCGCACACCAGCAATTCCGAAGCGTTCCTGCGCGAGCATGTGGGCGTCTATGCCGGCAGCGCGCAATACCGCGAGCAGAAAGCGGTCAGCGCCGGCGGGCTGATCACCGCGCCCGGCACCAGCCCGGTCAGCTTCGCGGTGGAATGCGTGCGCGCGTTGCATCCCGAGCGCGAGGAACAGATCGCGCAGATGCGGCAGATGTTCGCCGCCGAGTTCGTGTGAGGCCGCGCGCGCCGATCACGACCAGCGCGCGCGACAGCGGGGCCGGCGACGTGCCGGCTCAGGCCTCCAGCCCCAGCGGGCAGCTGACCCCGGTGCCGCCCAGTCCGCAGTAGCCGCCCGGGTTCTTGGCCAGGTACTGCTGGTGCTCGTCCTCGGCGTAGTAGAACGGCGGCGCCGGGAAGCGGATCTCGGTGGTGATCTCGCCATAGCCGGCCGCGCGCAGGCGCTGCTGGTAGGCGTCGCGGCTGGCGATCGCCGCGTCGTACTGGGCCTGCGTGCTGCAGTAGATCGCCGAGCGGTACTGGGTGCCGGTGTCGTTGCCCTGGCGCATGCCCTGGGTCGGATCGTGGCTTTCCCAGAACGTCTGCAGCACCTGCTCGAAGCTCAGCGCGTTCGGGTCGTACACCACCAGCACCGCCTCGGTGTGGCCGGTCTGGCCGGAGCACACTTCGCGGTAGGTAGCGTTGGGCGTCTCCCCGCCGGCGTAGCCGACCGCGGTGCTGAACACCCCCGGCAGCGACCAGAACTTGCGCTCGGCGCCCCAGAAGCAGCCCAGCCCGAACTGCACCTGCTGCAGGCCGGCGAACGCGTCGCGCAGCGGGTGGCCGTTGACGAAGTGGCGGTTGTGCAGCGGCAGCGGCTGCTCGCGGCCGGGCAGGCTTTCGCCCGGGCGCGGCAGGCGCTGCTTGAAGGCACCGATTCCCAACATGGCGCGGACTCCTGGCATCGAAAGGGATGCCTCGTGGATGGCGCTTCCGGACGCGGCTTTCAAGGTGCGCGCGGCACCATGCAGCGGGCGCGTCGCCACCTCGGGGCGCGGGCGCTGGACCGCCAGCGGCCCGCGCCGCGCACCCGCAGGATCAATGCGCCGCGACCTTGCTGCCGCCGCCCGTGGTTTCCGGCATCGCCGAGCTGTGGTGGTTGATGATCAGCCAGCGGCCGTCGCGCTTCTCGTAGACGAAGGTGTAGCGCGCCTGCACCTTGCGGGTGCTGCCGTCCGGATTGGTCAGGGTGAAGGTGTAGACGCCGGCATCGACCGCGCTGTCGTCGTCGAGCAGCCGCACCTGGCGGTAGTTGATGACGCCGCGCGGCTTGGCCGCCAGGAAGTGGTCGAAGTAGTCCTTGATCTCGGCGCGGCTGGCGCGGACCTGGTTGGACACGGTGGGCAGCAGCACGCCGTCGCGCGCATACAGGTCGGCGACGCGCTCGGCGTTGCCGGTGGCCAGCGCCGCGTTCCAGCGGTCGAACAGGCCGGCGATCTCGCGCTCCTCGCCGGCGGCCGGCAGCGACGGTTGGCCGCTGTAGCTCATCGCCGGTGCCGCCAGCGCGGTGGAGGTGCTCAGGCTCAGTGCCAGGGTGAACAGGATGCGACGCATGGTGATCTCCGCTTGGATGGTGGAATGCCGTCTCGGCGAAGCCAGTATTGGCAGCGGCGGCTTGCGCAAAATCCGCTGGGCGGCATATCCTCGAATATGCCGATCGGCATAGTGGAGAGCGCCGTGCAAACCCCTCTCAATGCAGGCGAATGGCGCCAGGCGCTGCGCCGCGAAGCGGCCGACAGCGCGCGCTGGCAGGCCGTGGCCGACGCCGCCGACGCGGTGACCCGCGCCAGCGGCGCCGAGCAGGCCGGAGCCGATGCGCTGCGTGTGGCGCGGGAACTGGTGGATGCGCCGCACGCCGCGGTGCTGGCCCTGCGCGGCACCCGCAGCCTGGTCCTGGCCAGCCATGGCGATGCGTTGCCGCCTGGCGCCAGCGTCGTTGCCGACGGCCCGGCGCTGTCCTGGCGCCTGGCCGCGCGCGCGGGCGAGGCGGCCGAGCTGTGCGTGCCGATTGCCGCGCTGGGCGCCACGCTGGGCACGCTGTGCCTGGGCTGGAATACGCGCATGGCGCCGGCGCCGGGCGACGTGCAGGCGATCGCGACCATCGCCGCGCTGCTCGCGCCGGCGGTGGCCGAACCGGCGCGCGCGCCGCGGCGCAGGAAGCCGGCGCAGCCGGACCGCCTGGGCGCGCTCAGCACGCGCGAACGGCAGGTGCTGGCGCTGCTGCCGCGCGGCCTGACCAACGCCGCGCTGGGCGCGGAACTGGGCATTTCCGCCGGCACCGCCAAGGTCCACGTGGAGCGCATCCTGCAGAAGCTGCAGGTCGCCGACCGCACCCAGGCCGCGGTGTATGCGGTGCAGGCGGGGATGGCGCTGTGAGCGCGGCGCTGCGCTGGAACGACTGGCCGCTGACCCGCAAGAGCCTGGCGGTGGTCGCGCTGCCGCTGTTGCTGCTGCTGGCGGCGCTGGTGGCGATCTACAGCGTGGAGCGGCAGAACATCGCGGCCGAGAACGACGTGCGCCGGACCCTGGAGGTGCTCAGCGACCTGTACGAAGCGCACGCGTTGCTGGCCGAGACCGCGGCCGGCGTGCGCGGCTACCGGCTGGTGCGGCAGGACGCGTTCCTGACCCCCTACCGCGACGCCGAACCGCGCCTGCAGACCGTGGTGCAGCGGCTGGCGCAACGCATCACCGATCCGCAGCAGGCGCAGCGCTTCGCCCGCATCCAGCCGCTGTTCGCGGAGAAGATGCAGGGCTGGCGCCGGCTGCTGGCGCCGGACCTGAGCCGCGAGGAGGAGATCCGCCAGCTCAGCGAGGGCAAGGTCAAGCTCGACATCCTGCGCGCGGAGCTGCGCGAGCTGCGCAACTACGAGACCGCGCAGCTGCAGGTGCGCACCGCCAAGGCGCAGGCGCTGCGCCAGCGCAACCTGCTGATCACCCTGTGCGCGGCGATGCTGGGCGGGCTCGGCGCGGTGTTCGCGGTGGCCTGGTTCGCCTCGTCGCTGTCGCGGCGGCTGCGCGCGCTGTCGGCCAATGCCGACCGGCTCGGCGAAGGCCTGCCGCTGGCGCCGCAGCTGCGCGCCGGCGACGAACTGGGCCAGGTGGCGCAGCGCCTGGACCAGGCCAGCACCCTGCTCGCCGCGCGCGCCGCCGAGGCGCAGTCGGCGCGGCGCGAAGCCGAAGCCGCCAACCGCGCCAAGACCGAGTTTCTGTCGCGCAGCAGCCACGAGCTGCGCACCCCGCTCAACGCCATCCTCGGCTATGCGCAGGTGCTGGAGATGGACCTGCCCGGCGCGGCGCAGCGCGGCCAGCTGCAGCACATCCTCGGCGCCGGGCGGCACCTGCTCGGGCTGATCACCGAACTGCTGGACATCGCCCGCATCGAGGCCGACCAGCTCGACCTGAGCCCGCAGCCGGTGCCGGTGCGCGCGGCGATCGAGGAAGCGCTGGGCCTGGTCGCGCCGGAGGCGACCGCGCGCGGCATCGTCCTGCAGCCGCTGCAGCAACTGCCGCCGGCCTGGACCGTGCGCGCCGACCCGCAGCGGCTGCGCCAGGTGCTGATCAACCTGCTGTCGAACGCGATCAAGTTCAACCGCCCCGGCGGCGCGGTATGGGTCAGCGCCGAGCAGCAGGGCGAGTTCCTGTGCATCGCCGTGCACGACCAGGGCCATGGCCTGTCGGCCGAGCAGGTGCAGCGCCTGTTCACCCCGTTCGAGCGGCTTGGCGCGGAGCGCTCGGCGATCGAGGGTACCGGCCTGGGCCTGGCGTTGAGCAAGCGCCTGGCCGAGGCGATGGGCGGGCGCATCGTGGTGGAGAGCAGCCCGGAGGGCTCGCGGTTCTGGATCGCGCTGCCGTTGGACCGCCCCTGCACGGCACCGGCGCCGGACCCGGCCATCACCAGCGCCGCCGCGGGCGAGGGCCAGCGCAGCGTGCTCAGCGTGGAGGACAATCCGTCCAACCAGGCGCTGATCCGCACCCTGGCCGAGCGCCGCCCGCACTGGCGCCTGCACGAGGCGGCGACGCTGGCGCAGGCACGCGCGCAGTTGCAACAGGCGCGGCCCGACCTGATCCTGCTCGACCTGCACCTGAGCGACGGCAACGGCGAGGACCTGCTGCGGCAACTGCGCGAGCAGCCGCACACCGCGGCGATCCCGGTGGTGGTGGTCAGCGCCGACGCGACGCCCGCCACGCTGGCGCGGGTGCAGGCCGACAACGTCCGCGCCTACCTGACCAAGCCGCTGGACGTGGCCGAATTCTTCACCGTTCTGGACCGGCACCTCGCATGACCCGCAACGATGTCCTCGCCTCGCGCATCCTGATCGTCGACGACGAACCGGCCAACGTCCGCCTGCT carries:
- the rnk gene encoding nucleoside diphosphate kinase regulator; the protein is MSSQPQSGLPPSLIVSSHDLARLEALLESPAMHQHPAALALGAELGRATVLAPEQIPADIVTMHTRVECEDELHGDRHQLTLVYPHEADAAQGRISVLAPVGSALLGLAVGQSIDWQGPGGRALRLRVIAVQAASDFAPAAG
- a CDS encoding SgcJ/EcaC family oxidoreductase, with translation MRRILFTLALSLSTSTALAAPAMSYSGQPSLPAAGEEREIAGLFDRWNAALATGNAERVADLYARDGVLLPTVSNQVRASRAEIKDYFDHFLAAKPRGVINYRQVRLLDDDSAVDAGVYTFTLTNPDGSTRKVQARYTFVYEKRDGRWLIINHHSSAMPETTGGGSKVAAH
- the ahpC gene encoding alkyl hydroperoxide reductase subunit C, with protein sequence MSLINTQVPPFKANAYKSGEFIEVTDADLKGKWSVLIFMPAAFTFNCPTEVEDAADNYAEFQKIGAEVYIVTTDTHFSHKVWHETSPAVGKAQFPLVGDPTHQLTRAFGVHIDEEGLALRGTFVINPEGVIKTLEIHDNAIARDVTETLRKLKAAQFVASHPGEVCPAKWKEGEKTLKPSLDLVGKI
- the msrA gene encoding peptide-methionine (S)-S-oxide reductase MsrA, with protein sequence MLGIGAFKQRLPRPGESLPGREQPLPLHNRHFVNGHPLRDAFAGLQQVQFGLGCFWGAERKFWSLPGVFSTAVGYAGGETPNATYREVCSGQTGHTEAVLVVYDPNALSFEQVLQTFWESHDPTQGMRQGNDTGTQYRSAIYCSTQAQYDAAIASRDAYQQRLRAAGYGEITTEIRFPAPPFYYAEDEHQQYLAKNPGGYCGLGGTGVSCPLGLEA
- a CDS encoding helix-turn-helix transcriptional regulator: MQTPLNAGEWRQALRREAADSARWQAVADAADAVTRASGAEQAGADALRVARELVDAPHAAVLALRGTRSLVLASHGDALPPGASVVADGPALSWRLAARAGEAAELCVPIAALGATLGTLCLGWNTRMAPAPGDVQAIATIAALLAPAVAEPARAPRRRKPAQPDRLGALSTRERQVLALLPRGLTNAALGAELGISAGTAKVHVERILQKLQVADRTQAAVYAVQAGMAL
- the tal gene encoding transaldolase, coding for MTSSAPSKLAQLRELSVVVADTGDYDAIKRLKPVDCTTNPTLVKKALDLPVYADLIDEALAWARSQDGDRTALVDEIADRLTIGVGSKLSALVPGRVSTEVDADLAHDTAATIAKAHKFIAMYAERGVSKDKILIKVAATWEGIEAARQLQKDGIDCNLTLIFNRTQALACAEAGVFLISPFVGRILDWYVANGQTPADIDADPGVQFVRGVYAEFKRRGSQTVVMGASFRSTAQIEALAGCDRLTISPELLEKLDADHGELPRKLSPGQADGAQISPIDARQFAADLAADPMATEKLASGIDTFAKDLQALRDTIRQKLAA
- the ahpF gene encoding alkyl hydroperoxide reductase subunit F, whose product is MLDADLKTQLKAYLERVVRPIHITASVDDGAKSREMLELLEDLVLLSDQISLDVHRDSGERTPSFALTSPGHDIHLRFAGLPLGHEFTSLVLALLQVGGHPSKATAEVIEQVRNLPGEYVFETYFSLSCQNCPDVVQALNLAAVLNPNIKHVAIDGALFQDEVEARQIMSVPTVYLNGEVFDQGRMSLEQIVAKLDTGAAKRDAANIAAKAPFDVLVIGGGPAGAAAAIYAARKGIRTGVAAERFGGQVLDTMAIENFVSVQETEGPKMAAALEQHVRQYDVDIMNLQRAEQLVPAGADGLVEIKLANGATLKSRSVILSTGARWRQMNVPGEDQYRNKGVAYCPHCDGPLFKGKRVAVIGGGNSGVEAAIDLAGIVSHVTLVEFDGKLRADEVLQRKLRSLGNVDIIVNAQSTEVTGDGQKVTGLVYKDRVGGDVHRLALEGIFVQIGLLPNTEWLQGTVALSPRGEIVVDDRGQTSLPGVFAAGDATTVPYKQIIIAMGEGSKAALSAFDHLIRSSAPVGSAVAEAA
- a CDS encoding type 1 glutamine amidotransferase family protein, with the translated sequence MATIAVVMVDGVADWEIGTILPAARAWFGDEIRIASIDGKPVTSIGGLSLHPHYALSDLAPLQAELWLLPGSDRWQAGEIPGLSALLRQRIDAGRAVAAICGATLALAYAGLLDTRPHTSNSEAFLREHVGVYAGSAQYREQKAVSAGGLITAPGTSPVSFAVECVRALHPEREEQIAQMRQMFAAEFV
- a CDS encoding ATP-binding protein produces the protein MSAALRWNDWPLTRKSLAVVALPLLLLLAALVAIYSVERQNIAAENDVRRTLEVLSDLYEAHALLAETAAGVRGYRLVRQDAFLTPYRDAEPRLQTVVQRLAQRITDPQQAQRFARIQPLFAEKMQGWRRLLAPDLSREEEIRQLSEGKVKLDILRAELRELRNYETAQLQVRTAKAQALRQRNLLITLCAAMLGGLGAVFAVAWFASSLSRRLRALSANADRLGEGLPLAPQLRAGDELGQVAQRLDQASTLLAARAAEAQSARREAEAANRAKTEFLSRSSHELRTPLNAILGYAQVLEMDLPGAAQRGQLQHILGAGRHLLGLITELLDIARIEADQLDLSPQPVPVRAAIEEALGLVAPEATARGIVLQPLQQLPPAWTVRADPQRLRQVLINLLSNAIKFNRPGGAVWVSAEQQGEFLCIAVHDQGHGLSAEQVQRLFTPFERLGAERSAIEGTGLGLALSKRLAEAMGGRIVVESSPEGSRFWIALPLDRPCTAPAPDPAITSAAAGEGQRSVLSVEDNPSNQALIRTLAERRPHWRLHEAATLAQARAQLQQARPDLILLDLHLSDGNGEDLLRQLREQPHTAAIPVVVVSADATPATLARVQADNVRAYLTKPLDVAEFFTVLDRHLA
- a CDS encoding LysR substrate-binding domain-containing protein encodes the protein MNLRDLKYLVALADHKHFGRAAAACFVSQPTLSTQIKKLEDELGVPLVERAPRKVMLTPAGREAASRARGIVAEIEQMKEAARRSQDPEAGTVRLGIFPTLGPYLLPHVIPGIRARFPQLELLLIEEKSDVLLSRLREGRLDAALLALPLHDDQLHSEFLFEEPFVLAVPENHPLAQRDSLNMSELHQQRLLLLEDGHCLREQALDVCHLSGALEKAEFQATSLETLRQMVAANVGVTLLPLLAVQPPVASSSNIHLLRFDDASGPSRRIAMLWRRSSAMSDFLEQLAQLFKALPEALLSAKPAPIAAAVPRVAAV